Part of the Roseomonas sp. OT10 genome, GACCGGCGACCGCGTGCTGGAGGTCGCGGCGGTGGAGGTGGTGAACCTCGTCCCCACCGGCGTGACCTACCACAGGCTGATTAACCCGGAGCGGGAGGTGCCGGAAGAGGCGGTGCGGGTGCACGGCTTCACCTGGGACATGCTGCGCGACAAGCCGCTCTTCGCCGAGATCCTGCCCGGGCTGCTGGAGTTCCTGGGCGACGACCCGGTGGTGGCGCACAACGCGCCCTTTGACTTCGGCTTCCTGGACGCGGAGTTCGACCGCTGCGGCGTGCCGCGCATCGCGCGCGGCCGCATGGTGGACACGCTGGAACTGGCGAAGCGGCGCTTCCCCGGCCTGCCCAACAGCCTCGATGCGCTGTGCCGGCGCTTCGGCATCGACAACTCGATGCGCACCTCGCACAACGCGCTGCTCGACGTGAAGCTCCTCTCCGAGGTCTACCTGGAGCTGATGGGCGGCAAGCAGCCGGGGCTGGAGCTGGCCAGCCAGCGACGCGAGCCTGCCCTGGTGGTGAGCACCGGTCCCGCCGGCCCGCGCACCCCACGCCCGATCGTGCCGACGCCCGAGGAGCTGGAGCGCCATGCCGCCTTCGTCGCGCGCTTCAAGGACAGCGCCTGGAAGGACATGACGCCGGGGCCCTAGCCGGCCCCGGACACGCGCCCCGCCTTCAGGGCGTCCCCTCGTACCAGGTGCGGCCGTCGCGTTCGATCAGGGCGATGGCGGCGGTGGGACCCCAGGAGCCGGCGGGGTAGCTGCGCGGCATTTCCGGCTTGTTCTCCCAGGCGTCCAGCAGCGGCTCCACCCAGGCCCAGGCGGCCTCCACCTCGTCGCGGCGCATGAACAGGGTGGCGTTGCCGCGGACCACGTCCATCAGCAGCCGCTCATAGGCATCGGGGAAGCGCTGGCCGAAGGTCTTCTCGAAGGAGATGTCGAGCCCGGTGGGGCGCAGGTGCAGCCCGCCCGGGCCGGGCTCCTTGGTCATCATCTCCAGCCGCATCCCCTCCTCGGGCTGCAGGCGGATCAGCAGGCGGTTGGGTTCGGTGCCGATGGTGTCGGCGGGGAAGATGCTGAAGGGGGGCGTGCGGAACTGCACGACGATCTCCGACACCTTCTGCGGCAGCCGCTTGCCCGTGCGCAGGTAGAAGGGCACGCCCGCCCAGCGCCAGGAGTTCACCTGCACCTTCAGCGCCACGAAGGTCTCCGTCAGGCTCCGTTCGCCATGGCCGTCCTGGCCGTTGCCGAGATCGGACTGGTAGCCGGCGACCGGCTGGCCGCCGACCGCGCCGGCCGCGTACTGGCCGCGCACGGTGAAGGCCGGCACCTCGTGCGG contains:
- the dnaQ gene encoding DNA polymerase III subunit epsilon; protein product: MSRTLILDTETTGLDPWTGDRVLEVAAVEVVNLVPTGVTYHRLINPEREVPEEAVRVHGFTWDMLRDKPLFAEILPGLLEFLGDDPVVAHNAPFDFGFLDAEFDRCGVPRIARGRMVDTLELAKRRFPGLPNSLDALCRRFGIDNSMRTSHNALLDVKLLSEVYLELMGGKQPGLELASQRREPALVVSTGPAGPRTPRPIVPTPEELERHAAFVARFKDSAWKDMTPGP